Proteins co-encoded in one Bacillus kexueae genomic window:
- a CDS encoding DUF2085 domain-containing protein, which yields MILRYFPCHRRRERSLVINGNQFPVCYRCMFMLIGLTFVLPFAMLQFFPPWWQGVIICLGLNLPLVLDGGSQAFGMKYHCRDFYPTLICKNCSYEMFRIKNVYENS from the coding sequence GTGATACTCCGTTACTTTCCGTGTCATAGAAGAAGAGAACGTTCCCTCGTGATAAATGGGAACCAATTTCCCGTTTGTTATCGGTGCATGTTTATGCTCATCGGTTTAACCTTTGTTCTACCGTTTGCAATGCTTCAATTCTTTCCACCATGGTGGCAAGGTGTTATCATTTGTTTAGGGTTAAATCTCCCGTTAGTGCTTGATGGTGGGTCCCAAGCTTTCGGAATGAAATACCATTGTAGAGATTTTTATCCCACTTTGATCTGTAAGAACTGCTCATACGAAATGTTTAGAATAAAAAATGTATATGAAAACAGCTGA
- a CDS encoding VOC family protein: MKHVTPYLTFNGNAKEALEYYKEVFGGEILGIQTFGEADFPTPPEADDRVMHAQFKKDGLFFMVSDAFLDQEVEMGNSISLAIEFESVEEIEKVYASLKEKGQVIMELQDTFWGAKFAKVKDCFNIIWDLNCPTQS, encoded by the coding sequence ATGAAACATGTAACACCTTACTTAACGTTTAACGGAAATGCGAAGGAAGCTCTTGAATACTATAAAGAAGTATTCGGTGGAGAAATTTTAGGAATTCAAACTTTTGGTGAAGCTGATTTCCCAACACCACCGGAAGCAGATGATCGTGTGATGCACGCACAGTTTAAAAAAGATGGTCTATTCTTCATGGTTTCTGATGCATTCTTAGATCAAGAAGTTGAAATGGGTAACAGCATTTCATTAGCCATTGAATTTGAGAGTGTAGAAGAAATTGAAAAAGTATACGCTTCTTTAAAAGAAAAAGGACAAGTTATTATGGAGCTGCAAGATACGTTCTGGGGTGCTAAATTTGCGAAAGTGAAAGATTGTTTCAATATTATTTGGGATTTAAATTGTCCGACTCAATCATAA
- the secG gene encoding preprotein translocase subunit SecG, with amino-acid sequence MNTLFVVLLIIVSVALIAVVLLQSGKSAGLSGAISGGAEQLFGKQKARGMDLVLHRVTVVLSVLFFVLSVLVAYF; translated from the coding sequence ATGAATACGCTATTTGTCGTACTACTAATCATTGTGTCTGTTGCACTTATCGCCGTTGTATTATTACAATCAGGTAAAAGTGCAGGACTTTCCGGAGCTATCTCTGGAGGAGCTGAGCAACTTTTCGGGAAACAAAAAGCTCGTGGTATGGATTTAGTGCTACACCGAGTTACTGTTGTACTTTCTGTGTTATTCTTCGTCTTATCTGTTTTAGTTGCATACTTTTAA
- a CDS encoding alpha/beta hydrolase: MRVVTPKPFTFEAGERAVLLLHGFTGNTADVRMLGRYLQDKGYTCHAPQYKGHGVPPEELVHTGPEDWWKDVMEGYNLLKEKGYEKIAVAGLSLGGVFSLKLGYTVPVKGIVPMCAPMYIKSEETMYEGVLAYARKYKQFEGKSEEQINEEMDKFKQTPMNTLKALQGLIADVRQNVDMIYTPTFVVQARHDEMINTDSANIIYNEVESDHKKLKWYEDSTHVITLDKERDQLHEDIYQFLESLDW, from the coding sequence ATGAGAGTAGTTACGCCAAAACCATTTACGTTTGAAGCGGGTGAACGCGCCGTTTTATTATTACATGGCTTTACAGGCAATACGGCGGATGTTCGTATGCTAGGTCGTTATTTACAAGATAAAGGATATACATGCCATGCACCGCAATATAAAGGACACGGTGTTCCACCAGAAGAACTTGTTCATACAGGACCAGAAGATTGGTGGAAAGATGTTATGGAAGGATACAACCTCTTAAAAGAAAAAGGATATGAGAAAATTGCCGTAGCTGGCTTGTCTTTAGGTGGTGTTTTTTCCCTTAAATTAGGATACACTGTACCAGTAAAGGGAATTGTCCCAATGTGTGCACCGATGTACATAAAAAGTGAGGAAACGATGTATGAAGGTGTTCTTGCTTATGCACGAAAATATAAGCAATTTGAGGGCAAATCAGAAGAGCAGATTAACGAAGAAATGGACAAATTTAAACAAACACCGATGAATACGTTAAAAGCGTTACAAGGACTAATCGCAGATGTAAGACAAAACGTAGACATGATTTACACACCAACTTTTGTTGTACAAGCTAGACATGATGAAATGATTAATACCGATAGTGCAAATATTATTTATAACGAGGTAGAATCCGACCATAAAAAACTAAAGTGGTACGAAGACTCTACTCACGTCATAACATTAGATAAAGAACGTGATCAATTACATGAAGACATCTATCAATTTTTAGAAAGTCTTGATTGGTAG